Proteins encoded together in one Lysinibacillus sp. FSL K6-0232 window:
- a CDS encoding metal-sensitive transcriptional regulator — protein sequence MEYSDQVKNRVKRMEGQLRGILKMMEEGKDCKAVITQLSAVRSAVDRTVGVIVSTNLLECVQNAEGDGEKMNEAIQEAVNLVVKSR from the coding sequence ATGGAATACTCAGACCAAGTGAAAAATCGTGTGAAGCGGATGGAGGGGCAGCTACGTGGTATTTTAAAGATGATGGAGGAGGGAAAGGACTGTAAGGCAGTTATTACCCAGCTATCAGCTGTCCGCTCTGCTGTAGATCGTACAGTCGGTGTAATTGTTAGCACAAACCTATTGGAGTGTGTACAAAATGCTGAAGGCGATGGTGAAAAAATGAATGAAGCTATACAGGAAGCTGTTAATTTAGTGGTGAAAAGTCGATAA